From Flavobacterium sp. 102, a single genomic window includes:
- a CDS encoding isoprenyl transferase, giving the protein MDLLDKINKDNLPKHLAIIMDGNGRWAKQKGLLRAFGHENGTKSVRVTVETCAKLGIDNLTLYAFSTENWNRPKLEVDTLMKLLISSLKKEFETLQKNNIKLNCIGNIDLLPASAKKELLAVIEKTKNNTRMTLTLALSYGSREELLNAVKIISDKVKNNIISIDTIDESIINQHLYTHNLPDVDLVIRTSGEHRISNFLLWQIAYAEFYFTDVLWPDFKENDLYEAIISYQKRERRFGKTSEQIK; this is encoded by the coding sequence ATGGATTTACTAGATAAAATAAACAAAGACAATTTACCCAAGCACCTTGCCATCATTATGGACGGGAATGGTCGTTGGGCGAAACAAAAAGGTTTATTAAGAGCATTTGGCCATGAAAACGGAACCAAATCTGTTCGAGTTACCGTAGAAACTTGCGCCAAACTAGGCATTGACAATCTAACACTTTACGCATTTTCTACAGAAAATTGGAACCGCCCAAAACTGGAAGTAGATACCTTAATGAAATTGCTGATTTCTTCCCTTAAGAAAGAGTTTGAAACCCTTCAAAAAAACAACATTAAATTAAACTGTATCGGGAACATAGATTTGCTTCCTGCCTCAGCCAAGAAAGAACTTTTAGCTGTCATTGAAAAGACGAAAAACAATACCCGAATGACCTTAACATTAGCCTTAAGCTATGGTTCTAGAGAGGAATTGTTAAATGCTGTTAAAATAATCAGTGATAAAGTTAAAAATAATATAATTTCGATAGACACTATTGATGAATCAATTATTAATCAGCATCTTTACACGCACAATCTGCCTGACGTAGATTTGGTAATTAGAACTAGTGGTGAACACAGGATCAGTAATTTTCTGCTTTGGCAAATCGCTTATGCAGAATTTTATTTTACAGACGTACTGTGGCCCGATTTTAAAGAAAACGATTTATATGAAGCGATCATTAGCTATCAAAAAAGAGAACGAAGATTTGGAAAAACAAGTGAACAAATTAAATAA
- a CDS encoding outer membrane protein assembly factor, with product MKRSLAIKKENEDLEKQVNKLNKISVQITPSRIFLIILFFGSIFQLQAQDRLPFEQGKKYFLANVKVNGKISYNEQTVVTFSGLEKGQQLTVPGEEISNAIKKLGKLGLFSDIDFFVNKTEGDSIWLDLDIAELPKLSDVKIQGIKKSKTEVLIKENSLTKGKIVNENLITTTKNYIENKYKKDGYYKTKVFITTTPDTTEGNQVKMLVNIDKGDKLKISKISFDGNEKFSDKKLRKAMKNTKQINPIRIFKSSKFIKEKYQEDLTSIVEKYKEKGYRDARVIKDSVFLNAKKSKLAINIKVEEGRKYYFGNIKFLGNSVYSDQLLERVVGIKKGETYNGVLLEKRIADKTKPDGDDITNLYQNNGYLFSNINAVEVKTANDTIDFEIRIMEGPIAYFNNITVVGNDKTNDRVVYRELKTRPGEKYSKEDLVRTIREIGQLGFFDPEAIDPKFKNVDPAAGTVDIEYNVVEKGSSQIELQGGYGGGGFIGTLGLSFNNFSARNMFKKEAYKPLPMGDGQKVALRLQASSFFQTYSLSFSEPWLGGKKPIQFSTSLSHSKQFLYSGRSTNVDRTKSFNITSLSVGYAKRLTVPDDYFVFSNSVSFQYYDLNNYNTGLFTFGDGASRNLAFTLGLSRNNKGVNPIYPTSGSEFSFSAKFTLPYSLLNGIDYADLENQEAYKLKNKGEGYFDANDNWVAPGALVDGVNGNVVTNLEDAAVDQGKVDQEKFKWLEYYKLKFKADWYTRLAGSQSKALVLRALGEFGYLGAYNSGRGLVPFERFFLGGDGLANFSLDGREVIQLRGYPNQSLSDQDGATVYNKFSLELRYPLTLKAAASIYALTFLEAGSSYNTFKEYNPFVLQRSAGFGIRIFMPAFGLLGIDFAHGFDAVPGFAQKNGWETHFIIGQQF from the coding sequence ATGAAGCGATCATTAGCTATCAAAAAAGAGAACGAAGATTTGGAAAAACAAGTGAACAAATTAAATAAAATTTCAGTGCAGATTACACCCTCAAGAATATTTCTAATTATCTTATTTTTTGGAAGTATTTTTCAATTACAAGCCCAAGATAGACTCCCTTTTGAACAAGGAAAAAAATATTTTTTAGCAAACGTTAAGGTAAATGGCAAGATTAGTTACAATGAGCAAACAGTAGTTACTTTTTCCGGCTTGGAAAAAGGACAACAACTGACGGTTCCCGGAGAAGAAATTAGTAATGCTATTAAGAAATTAGGGAAGCTTGGACTATTCAGCGACATTGATTTTTTTGTAAATAAAACCGAAGGCGACAGTATTTGGCTTGACCTTGATATTGCGGAGTTACCAAAACTAAGTGATGTAAAAATTCAAGGGATAAAAAAATCAAAAACGGAAGTTTTAATCAAAGAAAACAGTTTAACAAAAGGTAAAATTGTTAATGAAAACTTGATTACCACAACCAAAAATTACATCGAAAACAAATACAAGAAAGACGGTTACTATAAAACCAAAGTCTTTATAACCACTACACCTGATACTACTGAAGGCAATCAGGTGAAGATGTTGGTAAATATTGACAAAGGAGACAAATTGAAAATCTCCAAAATTAGTTTTGATGGCAACGAAAAATTCTCAGACAAGAAACTGAGAAAAGCCATGAAAAACACCAAACAAATCAATCCAATCCGAATTTTCAAATCTTCAAAGTTTATCAAGGAGAAATACCAAGAAGATTTAACTTCCATCGTTGAAAAATACAAAGAAAAAGGATATAGAGATGCAAGAGTAATCAAAGATTCGGTGTTTTTGAATGCCAAAAAATCTAAATTAGCCATCAATATAAAAGTAGAAGAAGGAAGAAAATACTACTTCGGTAATATTAAATTCCTAGGAAACTCGGTTTATTCAGACCAATTATTAGAAAGAGTAGTAGGCATCAAAAAAGGAGAAACTTATAACGGCGTTTTATTAGAAAAACGAATCGCTGACAAAACAAAACCAGATGGAGATGACATTACCAATTTGTATCAAAACAATGGTTACTTGTTCTCAAACATCAACGCTGTTGAAGTAAAAACGGCCAATGACACTATCGATTTTGAAATAAGAATAATGGAAGGTCCAATTGCTTATTTCAACAATATTACGGTAGTTGGAAATGACAAAACCAATGACAGAGTAGTTTACAGAGAGCTTAAAACCCGACCTGGAGAAAAATACAGTAAAGAAGATTTGGTTAGAACCATTCGTGAGATTGGTCAATTAGGTTTCTTTGATCCTGAAGCCATTGACCCAAAATTCAAAAACGTAGATCCGGCTGCAGGAACTGTAGACATTGAATATAACGTAGTTGAAAAAGGCTCAAGTCAAATTGAACTACAAGGTGGTTATGGCGGTGGTGGATTTATTGGAACTTTAGGTTTGTCTTTCAATAATTTCTCGGCCAGAAATATGTTTAAAAAAGAAGCATACAAACCTTTGCCAATGGGTGACGGTCAAAAAGTAGCTTTGCGTTTACAAGCCAGTTCATTCTTCCAAACGTATAGTTTGTCGTTCTCTGAACCTTGGTTAGGCGGAAAAAAACCAATTCAGTTTTCTACCTCATTGTCACATAGTAAACAATTCTTATACTCTGGACGTTCTACGAATGTTGACCGAACTAAGAGTTTTAACATTACCTCCTTATCGGTTGGTTATGCCAAAAGATTAACCGTGCCGGATGATTATTTTGTATTCTCCAACTCGGTGAGTTTCCAATATTATGATTTGAATAACTACAACACCGGCTTATTTACTTTTGGTGATGGTGCCTCTCGTAACTTAGCCTTCACGCTTGGATTAAGCAGAAATAACAAAGGAGTAAATCCGATTTATCCAACTTCAGGTTCTGAATTTAGCTTCTCAGCCAAGTTCACTTTACCATACTCGTTGCTAAACGGAATAGATTATGCTGATCTTGAAAATCAAGAAGCTTATAAACTCAAAAATAAAGGAGAAGGTTATTTCGATGCTAATGACAATTGGGTTGCTCCGGGTGCGCTTGTTGATGGTGTAAACGGAAATGTAGTAACAAACCTTGAAGATGCAGCAGTTGACCAAGGTAAAGTAGACCAAGAAAAATTCAAATGGTTAGAATACTATAAATTAAAATTCAAAGCCGACTGGTACACCAGATTAGCCGGTTCTCAATCAAAAGCTTTAGTATTAAGAGCTTTAGGTGAGTTTGGTTATTTAGGTGCTTACAATAGCGGACGTGGACTAGTTCCGTTTGAAAGATTCTTCCTTGGTGGAGACGGTTTGGCTAACTTTTCTTTAGATGGTCGTGAAGTGATTCAGTTAAGAGGTTACCCTAACCAATCATTGTCCGATCAAGATGGTGCAACGGTTTACAACAAATTCTCATTAGAATTAAGATATCCGTTAACATTAAAAGCCGCTGCATCGATTTATGCATTAACATTCTTAGAAGCAGGTTCATCTTATAACACATTCAAAGAGTACAACCCATTCGTATTGCAACGTTCTGCCGGATTCGGCATTAGAATTTTTATGCCGGCGTTTGGTTTATTAGGAATAGATTTTGCTCACGGTTTTGATGCTGTTCCTGGTTTTGCTCAAAAGAATGGTTGGGAAACACATTTTATAATTGGTCAACAATTTTAA